A single genomic interval of Jatrophihabitans endophyticus harbors:
- a CDS encoding Zn-ribbon domain-containing OB-fold protein — MATERDQVDPFDQRVDFPFWDGLGRGELRVQRCVACRAWRWPADWRCPECGSYDLGWEVVEATGTVYSWTRTRQAFVPAFADLVPYVNVLVELPQAGGARLLGLLVGNADERDVRIGASVIGHVAAPSERTLDLPALQWTLAGGAR; from the coding sequence ATGGCGACGGAACGCGACCAGGTGGACCCGTTCGACCAGCGGGTCGACTTCCCGTTCTGGGACGGGCTCGGCCGCGGCGAGCTGCGGGTGCAGCGCTGCGTCGCCTGCCGGGCCTGGCGGTGGCCGGCGGACTGGCGGTGCCCGGAGTGCGGGTCGTACGACCTGGGGTGGGAGGTCGTCGAGGCGACCGGCACCGTCTACAGCTGGACGCGGACCCGGCAGGCCTTCGTGCCGGCCTTCGCCGACCTCGTGCCCTACGTCAACGTGCTCGTCGAGCTGCCCCAGGCCGGTGGTGCGCGGCTGCTCGGGCTGTTGGTCGGTAACGCGGACGAGCGTGACGTCCGCATCGGGGCGTCCGTGATCGGCCACGTCGCCGCGCCGTCGGAACGCACGCTGGACCTGCCCGCGCTGCAGTGGACGCTGGCGGGTGGGGCACGATGA
- a CDS encoding thiolase C-terminal domain-containing protein, producing the protein MKAGQVAAVGFGTTPYYKRGRSPHAERKLLLMAIDDAARMAGIDARDIDGFVSYGADLQEGTRLAGPLGTRELRWSSLVWGGGGGGSAAAIAQAEAAIVSGQAETVVVYRATAQSTSGRLSSAVIQGVFGAHYRVHGVDSPIQALALRTQRLLEAEGIPRSALSAIARACYHHANRNPGAVGETTSLTEDVYDEARLLADPIRLFDSSRENDAAAAIVFTSAERARDLTDKPVYLLASAYGALGPRWGELDENHEPYTASAQLGPARRVWARTGLGPADVDVLQLYVNFTGPAVAALLDLGFCTRENAAEVLTFDNLVAPSGRLPINTSGGDMAEGFLHGMGNAVEAVRQLRGESANPVPGARICLCSGGPISELSSLALFGTEPMD; encoded by the coding sequence ATGAAGGCCGGTCAGGTCGCGGCGGTCGGATTCGGCACGACCCCCTACTACAAGCGCGGCCGGTCGCCGCACGCCGAACGCAAGCTGCTGCTCATGGCGATCGACGACGCGGCCCGCATGGCCGGCATCGACGCCCGCGACATCGACGGCTTCGTCTCCTACGGCGCCGACCTGCAGGAGGGCACCCGGCTGGCCGGTCCGCTCGGCACGAGGGAGCTGCGGTGGTCGAGTCTGGTGTGGGGCGGGGGAGGCGGCGGCAGTGCCGCGGCGATCGCGCAGGCCGAGGCGGCCATCGTGTCCGGCCAGGCCGAGACCGTGGTCGTCTACCGGGCGACCGCGCAGTCGACCAGCGGGCGGCTGAGCTCCGCCGTCATCCAGGGTGTGTTCGGGGCGCACTACCGCGTCCACGGCGTCGACTCGCCGATCCAGGCGCTCGCGCTGCGGACCCAGCGACTGCTCGAGGCCGAGGGGATCCCGCGCAGCGCGCTGTCGGCGATCGCCCGCGCCTGCTATCACCACGCCAACCGCAATCCCGGCGCCGTCGGTGAGACCACGTCGCTGACCGAGGACGTCTACGACGAGGCACGGCTGCTCGCCGATCCGATCCGCCTGTTCGACTCCTCGCGCGAGAACGACGCGGCGGCCGCGATCGTGTTCACCTCGGCCGAGCGCGCGCGCGACCTGACCGACAAGCCCGTCTACCTGCTCGCCTCGGCCTACGGCGCGCTCGGCCCGCGGTGGGGCGAGCTCGACGAGAACCACGAGCCGTACACGGCCTCGGCGCAGCTCGGCCCGGCGCGACGGGTCTGGGCCCGGACCGGTCTCGGCCCGGCCGATGTCGACGTCCTGCAGCTCTACGTCAACTTCACCGGGCCGGCCGTGGCGGCGCTGCTCGACCTGGGGTTCTGCACCCGCGAGAACGCGGCGGAGGTCCTCACCTTCGACAACCTCGTCGCGCCGTCGGGGCGGCTGCCGATCAACACGAGCGGCGGCGACATGGCCGAGGGCTTCCTGCACGGCATGGGCAACGCGGTCGAGGCGGTGCGTCAGCTGCGGGGCGAGTCGGCGAACCCCGTCCCGGGCGCCCGCATCTGCCTGTGCTCGGGCGGGCCGATCTCGGAGCTGAGCAGCCTGGCGCTGTTCGGCACCGAGCCGATGGACTGA
- a CDS encoding TIM barrel protein, with the protein MTSTRWPLGICRLAWPTDLGTAAREAARLRFAHLDVFADDPDPGLLPTGVRLSRTPRAGCAWPAPPRGADRDAEIDRLRRIADPYVEPWAGSLFGDDDAVRDLVARVPAVRVVVDTGHVTAWGGDLGALLPLAHHVQLRQAAPGRAQLPADRGTVDFAAVFAVLERCRYDGLLSIEYFDLPRLGWPLTDPVGHAVQLAEHVRPMLQLR; encoded by the coding sequence GTGACGTCGACCCGCTGGCCGCTCGGCATCTGCCGGCTGGCCTGGCCGACCGACCTCGGCACCGCCGCACGCGAGGCCGCCCGCCTGCGCTTCGCGCACCTCGACGTCTTCGCCGACGACCCGGATCCGGGCCTGCTGCCGACCGGCGTCCGGCTGTCCCGGACCCCTCGCGCGGGGTGCGCGTGGCCCGCCCCGCCGCGCGGAGCCGATCGGGACGCGGAGATCGACCGGCTGCGCCGGATCGCCGATCCCTACGTCGAGCCGTGGGCCGGGTCGCTGTTCGGCGACGACGACGCGGTGCGTGACCTCGTCGCCCGGGTCCCGGCCGTCCGCGTCGTCGTGGACACCGGTCACGTGACCGCGTGGGGCGGTGATCTCGGCGCCCTGCTGCCGCTCGCCCACCACGTGCAGCTGCGCCAGGCGGCACCGGGACGCGCCCAGCTGCCGGCCGATCGCGGGACGGTCGACTTCGCCGCGGTGTTCGCCGTGCTCGAGCGGTGCCGCTACGACGGGCTGCTGTCGATCGAGTACTTCGACCTGCCGCGACTCGGCTGGCCGCTGACCGATCCGGTCGGACACGCAGTGCAGCTGGCCGAGCACGTTAGGCCGATGCTGCAGCTGCGTTGA
- a CDS encoding LLM class flavin-dependent oxidoreductase, which yields MRLVFHLPAPRRSSTLTLPQLLDLAGTAEELGIAAVAASDHPFPVVARGAPAHHTYDPFVLLSLVAARTSRVQLLFSLLVAPYRNPFLTASMLATLDAGCAGRVVAGLGAGYVRSEFDALGASYADRSGQTAATARAMRAAWTGQPVQLAGEGWTARGNTLRPVPPAGHEIPLWRGGNSRLAVAQAAREFSGWMPFEVAEEWAGSAATAAATVRTLRDRVERYRAAHAHHHPDRSPAVCFVRTDPGWTRDEGRAVDEIGQLAEAGVTWLESGSAGRSAGEVRDDLHRFVACHSAARP from the coding sequence GTGCGGCTCGTCTTCCACCTGCCCGCGCCACGCCGCTCCAGCACGCTCACCCTGCCGCAACTGCTCGACCTCGCCGGTACCGCCGAGGAGCTCGGCATCGCCGCCGTCGCCGCGAGCGACCATCCCTTCCCGGTCGTCGCACGCGGCGCCCCCGCCCACCACACCTACGACCCGTTCGTCCTGTTGAGCCTGGTGGCGGCCCGCACGTCACGGGTGCAGCTGCTGTTCAGCCTGCTCGTCGCGCCGTACCGCAACCCGTTCCTGACCGCGTCGATGCTCGCGACCCTCGACGCCGGCTGCGCCGGCCGCGTCGTCGCCGGCCTCGGGGCCGGCTACGTGCGCAGCGAGTTCGACGCGCTCGGCGCCTCCTACGCCGACCGGTCGGGGCAGACCGCGGCGACCGCGCGAGCCATGCGCGCGGCCTGGACGGGACAGCCCGTGCAGCTGGCCGGCGAGGGGTGGACGGCCCGCGGCAACACGCTGCGCCCGGTGCCGCCCGCCGGGCACGAGATCCCGCTCTGGCGCGGCGGCAACAGCCGTCTCGCCGTGGCGCAGGCCGCCCGCGAGTTCAGCGGGTGGATGCCGTTCGAGGTGGCCGAGGAGTGGGCGGGGTCGGCCGCGACCGCCGCGGCGACGGTGCGCACGCTGCGCGACCGGGTCGAGCGGTACCGCGCGGCCCACGCGCACCATCACCCCGACCGGTCGCCCGCCGTGTGCTTCGTGCGCACCGACCCCGGCTGGACGCGCGACGAGGGCCGGGCCGTCGACGAGATCGGCCAACTGGCCGAGGCCGGCGTCACCTGGCTCGAGTCCGGCAGTGCCGGCCGGTCGGCCGGCGAGGTCCGCGACGACCTGCACCGCTTCGTCGCGTGCCACTCGGCCGCGCGGCCGTGA
- a CDS encoding crotonase/enoyl-CoA hydratase family protein produces the protein MTTAPAVRYEVDRDEHLALITIDRPEARNAVNGAVAEGIEAAIDAVEADPQVWVAVLTGAPPAFCAGADLREIRAGNTRCLTTRRGGLAGIVRREHATPIIAAVEGPALAAGTEIVLACDLVVASTTATFGLVEVKRSNVAAGGGLFRLPRRIPLVKAMEWALTGDTFPAPVAAELGLVNEVCPAGQAVTRARALAARITANAPLAVQLSRTVVLDTAYAPDEVGWERSRAAVRSVAATDDFREGVHAFLERRDPRWTGS, from the coding sequence ATGACGACGGCTCCCGCGGTCCGGTACGAGGTCGATCGCGACGAGCACCTGGCGCTGATCACCATCGACCGGCCGGAGGCCCGGAATGCCGTGAACGGCGCGGTGGCCGAGGGGATCGAGGCCGCGATCGACGCGGTCGAGGCCGATCCGCAGGTGTGGGTCGCCGTCCTCACCGGCGCCCCGCCCGCCTTCTGCGCCGGGGCCGACCTGCGTGAGATCCGTGCCGGCAACACCCGCTGCCTGACGACGCGCCGCGGCGGCCTCGCCGGCATCGTCCGACGCGAACACGCCACGCCGATCATCGCGGCGGTGGAGGGCCCGGCCCTTGCCGCGGGGACGGAGATCGTGCTGGCGTGCGACCTGGTCGTCGCGTCGACCACCGCGACCTTCGGGCTGGTCGAGGTGAAGCGCAGCAACGTCGCCGCCGGCGGCGGCCTGTTCCGGTTGCCGCGCCGCATCCCGCTGGTCAAGGCGATGGAGTGGGCGCTCACCGGCGACACCTTCCCGGCCCCGGTCGCCGCCGAGCTTGGCCTGGTCAACGAGGTGTGCCCGGCCGGTCAGGCGGTGACCCGTGCCCGCGCGCTCGCCGCCCGGATCACCGCGAACGCCCCGCTGGCCGTACAGCTCTCGCGCACGGTCGTCCTCGACACCGCCTACGCCCCGGACGAGGTCGGCTGGGAGCGCTCCCGCGCCGCCGTGCGCTCCGTCGCGGCCACCGACGACTTCCGTGAGGGCGTCCACGCGTTCCTGGAGCGTCGCGACCCGCGCTGGACCGGGTCCTGA
- a CDS encoding cytochrome P450, translated as MADTHEPTVDFDHHTPEFGQDAARKFAELRERCPVAHSAHYEGFWVASTYDTARQVISDDVNFTVERSADGTQGGKLIPTAAHAPSVIPGVLDGEAHDRLRRPLRTLFAKGSIEKRVAPVARRVADELAAELAGRDEFDFAHEFSFRLTVATIFDFVGLDEIEDKGTFILMLEDAFAIDPEAGGERDALATSVSGQYQEAAAYVLDVVRARTAEPRDDLISHLVDPATGFTEDECVSLALSMVLGGVRTTASSMDHIVLHLDGDRELRARLRDDRSLIPGAVDELTRLSAVTPLVARTARHDVRLGAVQVRAGDRVAALIASANLDEDRFGDAAAVQLGRRDGLHLSFGAGLHYCLGIWLAKMELRTAIETLLDHMPDYAVVTEGIRRYELVGVNNGFHRLPVRPRP; from the coding sequence GTGGCTGACACCCATGAGCCGACGGTCGACTTCGACCACCACACCCCGGAGTTCGGCCAGGACGCCGCACGCAAGTTCGCCGAGCTGCGCGAGCGGTGCCCGGTCGCGCACTCGGCACACTACGAGGGCTTCTGGGTGGCGTCGACGTACGACACGGCGCGGCAGGTGATCAGCGACGACGTCAACTTCACCGTCGAGCGCAGCGCCGACGGCACCCAGGGCGGCAAGCTCATCCCGACCGCGGCGCACGCGCCGTCCGTCATCCCCGGGGTCCTGGACGGCGAGGCCCACGACCGGCTGCGCCGGCCGCTGCGCACCCTGTTCGCCAAGGGCAGCATCGAGAAGCGGGTGGCCCCGGTGGCGCGCCGCGTCGCCGACGAGCTGGCCGCCGAGCTCGCCGGTCGCGACGAGTTCGACTTCGCCCACGAGTTCAGCTTCCGACTCACGGTCGCCACCATCTTCGACTTCGTCGGGCTCGACGAGATCGAGGACAAGGGCACGTTCATCCTCATGCTCGAGGACGCCTTCGCGATCGACCCGGAGGCCGGGGGTGAACGGGACGCGCTCGCCACGTCCGTGTCCGGGCAGTACCAGGAGGCCGCGGCCTACGTGCTCGACGTGGTACGAGCCCGCACCGCGGAGCCCCGCGACGACCTGATCTCGCACCTGGTCGACCCCGCGACCGGGTTCACCGAGGACGAGTGCGTGTCCCTGGCCCTGTCGATGGTGCTCGGTGGGGTGCGCACCACGGCGTCGTCGATGGACCACATCGTGCTGCACCTCGACGGCGACCGGGAGCTGCGCGCGCGGCTGCGCGACGACCGCTCGCTGATCCCGGGCGCCGTGGACGAGCTCACCCGGCTGTCGGCCGTGACCCCGCTCGTGGCCCGGACCGCCCGGCACGACGTGCGGCTCGGCGCGGTGCAGGTACGCGCCGGCGACCGTGTCGCGGCGCTCATCGCGTCGGCCAACCTGGACGAGGACCGCTTCGGCGACGCCGCGGCGGTGCAGCTCGGCCGCCGCGACGGCCTGCACCTGTCCTTCGGTGCGGGGCTGCACTACTGCCTCGGCATCTGGCTGGCCAAGATGGAGCTCCGGACCGCGATCGAGACGCTGCTCGACCACATGCCCGACTACGCGGTGGTGACCGAGGGCATCCGGCGCTACGAGCTCGTCGGGGTGAACAACGGCTTCCACCGCCTGCCCGTCCGACCGCGGCCGTGA
- a CDS encoding crotonase/enoyl-CoA hydratase family protein produces MNTPEVLVETVDRVCVITINRPQARNAIDHAVAAAVAAAADELDRRDELTVGILTGAGGNFCAGMDLKAYLAGEIVEIGERGLAGICQQPPAKPLIAAVEGWALAGGCELALACDLIVAADDARFGLPEVKRGLVAGGGGLLRLPRRVPASVALELALTGDPLPAADAHRVGLVNRLTEPGGALDAALQLAGRITPNGPLAVAATKEIITRSADWTLGEGFRAQRPILDPVNASQDAHEGARAFAEKRAPVWQGR; encoded by the coding sequence GTGAACACACCGGAGGTCCTGGTCGAGACCGTCGACCGGGTCTGCGTCATCACCATCAACAGGCCGCAGGCCCGCAACGCGATCGACCACGCGGTCGCTGCGGCGGTGGCCGCGGCCGCCGACGAGCTGGACCGGCGCGACGAGCTGACGGTCGGCATCCTCACCGGCGCGGGTGGCAACTTCTGCGCCGGCATGGATCTCAAGGCCTATCTCGCGGGCGAGATCGTCGAGATCGGCGAACGGGGCCTCGCCGGCATCTGTCAGCAACCGCCCGCCAAGCCGCTCATCGCGGCCGTCGAGGGGTGGGCGCTCGCCGGCGGGTGCGAGCTGGCGCTGGCCTGCGACCTGATCGTGGCGGCGGACGACGCGCGCTTCGGCCTCCCCGAGGTCAAGCGGGGGCTGGTGGCCGGCGGGGGCGGCCTGCTGCGGCTCCCGCGCCGCGTCCCGGCGTCCGTCGCGTTGGAGCTCGCCCTCACCGGCGACCCGTTGCCGGCGGCGGACGCCCACCGCGTCGGCCTGGTCAACCGGCTGACCGAGCCCGGTGGCGCCCTCGACGCGGCGCTGCAGCTGGCCGGCCGCATCACCCCCAACGGACCGCTCGCGGTCGCGGCGACCAAGGAGATCATCACCCGGTCGGCCGACTGGACCCTCGGCGAGGGCTTCCGGGCGCAACGCCCCATCCTCGACCCGGTCAACGCCTCGCAGGACGCGCACGAAGGTGCTCGGGCGTTCGCCGAGAAGCGCGCTCCGGTGTGGCAGGGGCGGTGA
- a CDS encoding Crp/Fnr family transcriptional regulator, with protein MARSSARPVAADPARFAEFCAATAFRGLPPSRLAALFDRSRYWQAGRRQQLFTAGSQGDDMFVVLAGKVALTYEHRGAQATMVEVMTRGDHFGESGALIGGRRLLTASVLSDRAELVMLPGTPLRAWLAEHPDAALNLLGCLARRVRNVTVTTTDTALLTLPSRLAKQLLQLAERFGTDTARGIVIDHELTQWELAQLTGSTRETVNKALRHFETRGWIRTDVRSVTVLDSDALARRSH; from the coding sequence GTGGCGAGGTCCTCCGCACGCCCCGTCGCCGCTGACCCGGCCCGGTTCGCCGAGTTCTGCGCCGCCACGGCGTTCCGCGGCCTGCCGCCGTCGCGGCTGGCCGCGCTCTTCGACCGCTCGCGCTACTGGCAGGCCGGACGTCGCCAGCAGTTGTTCACCGCCGGCTCGCAGGGTGACGACATGTTCGTGGTGCTGGCCGGGAAGGTCGCGCTGACCTACGAGCACCGCGGCGCCCAGGCCACGATGGTCGAGGTGATGACCCGCGGGGACCACTTCGGCGAGAGCGGGGCGCTCATCGGCGGACGGCGACTGCTCACGGCCTCGGTGCTCAGCGATCGCGCCGAGCTGGTCATGCTGCCGGGGACGCCGCTACGAGCATGGCTCGCCGAGCACCCGGACGCGGCCCTCAACCTGTTGGGCTGCCTGGCGCGTCGCGTCAGGAACGTCACGGTGACGACGACCGACACCGCCCTGTTGACCCTGCCGAGCCGGCTGGCCAAGCAGCTGCTCCAGCTGGCCGAGCGCTTCGGTACCGACACCGCACGCGGCATCGTGATCGACCACGAGCTGACCCAGTGGGAGCTCGCCCAGCTGACCGGCTCGACCCGCGAGACCGTGAACAAGGCACTGCGGCACTTCGAGACGCGCGGGTGGATCCGCACCGACGTGCGGAGCGTGACCGTACTCGACTCCGACGCGCTCGCGCGGCGTAGCCACTGA
- a CDS encoding Vgb family protein: protein MPTNKPRQRWRAAAAIAGAVMLTAGLAPAAHAAPTGSGGIVIKEFKPFATPASFPCEVALDNNGNLWTDQFTGNGYGKVDPRTGAVSEIKLPNAGGLPGGQNRGPNGDIWFVEAGGNALGVLHPDTETITTLPFPWAGVSVNAPLLNPLQNGLGIPFDNSWAKDGKIYFTLIGLNAIGSYDPTTKQWAKYDIPTPLAGPIAMEKGTGNTIAIAEGTANKIATFDVYTHKWVEYPIPTAIPSVPGGLTVSPDDKYIYFPADLTNQIGRIDVATGKITMYDLLALRKKLLGDTLALASPLPNPGQMRFGSDGKLYFVEGTFSGGGRIGQLDVATSEFHEYNTPTPVSLPCDLNNTVPGRIYFGEFAGNRIGYFDIPNTTDVSNTYPLYG, encoded by the coding sequence GTGCCGACCAACAAGCCCAGACAGCGGTGGCGGGCCGCCGCCGCGATCGCCGGTGCCGTGATGCTGACGGCCGGTCTCGCACCGGCCGCGCACGCGGCCCCGACCGGCAGCGGCGGGATCGTCATCAAGGAGTTCAAGCCGTTCGCGACGCCCGCGAGCTTCCCGTGCGAGGTGGCCCTCGACAACAACGGCAACCTGTGGACGGACCAGTTCACCGGCAACGGCTACGGCAAGGTCGACCCCCGCACCGGCGCCGTGAGCGAGATCAAGCTCCCCAACGCGGGCGGCCTGCCGGGTGGCCAGAACCGCGGCCCGAACGGCGACATCTGGTTCGTCGAGGCCGGCGGCAACGCGCTGGGGGTGCTGCACCCCGACACCGAGACCATCACCACCCTGCCCTTCCCCTGGGCGGGCGTCAGCGTGAACGCCCCGCTGCTCAACCCGCTGCAGAACGGCCTCGGCATCCCCTTCGACAACAGCTGGGCGAAGGACGGCAAGATCTACTTCACGCTGATCGGCCTCAACGCGATCGGCAGCTACGACCCGACGACCAAGCAGTGGGCCAAGTACGACATCCCCACGCCGCTGGCCGGGCCGATCGCCATGGAGAAGGGCACCGGCAACACCATCGCCATCGCCGAGGGCACCGCGAACAAGATCGCCACCTTCGACGTCTACACGCACAAGTGGGTCGAGTACCCGATCCCGACCGCGATCCCCAGCGTCCCGGGCGGGCTGACCGTGTCGCCGGACGACAAGTACATCTACTTCCCGGCCGATCTCACCAACCAGATCGGACGCATCGACGTGGCCACCGGCAAGATCACGATGTACGACCTGCTCGCGCTGCGCAAGAAGCTGCTCGGCGACACGCTGGCCCTCGCCTCGCCGTTGCCCAACCCCGGCCAGATGCGCTTCGGCAGCGACGGCAAGCTGTACTTCGTCGAAGGGACGTTCTCCGGCGGCGGACGTATCGGCCAGCTCGACGTCGCGACGTCCGAGTTCCACGAGTACAACACGCCGACCCCGGTCTCGCTGCCGTGCGACCTGAACAACACGGTGCCGGGACGGATCTACTTCGGCGAGTTCGCGGGCAACCGCATCGGCTACTTCGACATCCCCAACACGACCGACGTGTCGAACACGTATCCGTTGTACGGCTGA
- a CDS encoding CoA transferase: MSEAWARSGAMWLTGRATRPPLVAAGDPAGVVERALARLRRRTTDVALPDVGVLGERAALVGLGRRGVVTAGGAGRLLRTADGWVALSLTRPSDVDLVPALTERAVADDPWQAVARWCAHRTRDQVVERTALLGLAAAGVPDRPETGGRPGVVRREGDHTVAAGARWRVLDLSSLWAGPLCAHLLGLLGADVVKLESPMRPDGARSGHAGFYDLLHHGHRSAALDPGSAAGRTLLRRLVARADLVIEASRPRALRRWGLDADDVVAAGTAWLSITAYGREQEHRVGFGDDVAAGAGLVAWDEQGPVFAGDALADPLTGAVAAAAAAECLARGRAALVDVSMHDVARESAAAQSVAGEHRAARPRSRPLPAPASSLGSDTGAVVADWLGR; this comes from the coding sequence GTGAGTGAGGCGTGGGCGCGCAGCGGGGCCATGTGGCTCACCGGCCGCGCCACCCGCCCGCCGCTCGTCGCTGCCGGCGATCCCGCCGGAGTCGTCGAACGCGCCCTCGCTCGGCTGCGTCGCCGGACGACGGACGTCGCCTTGCCCGATGTCGGAGTCCTGGGCGAGCGTGCGGCACTCGTCGGTCTCGGTCGCCGCGGCGTCGTCACCGCGGGTGGTGCGGGCCGGCTGCTGCGGACCGCGGACGGCTGGGTCGCACTGTCGCTCACGCGCCCCTCGGACGTCGACCTCGTGCCGGCGCTGACCGAGCGGGCCGTCGCCGACGACCCGTGGCAGGCGGTCGCCCGCTGGTGTGCGCACCGCACCCGGGACCAGGTCGTGGAACGCACGGCGCTGCTCGGCCTGGCGGCCGCCGGCGTGCCCGACCGTCCCGAGACCGGCGGCCGGCCCGGCGTCGTCCGACGCGAGGGCGACCACACCGTCGCGGCCGGAGCCCGATGGCGCGTGCTCGACCTCAGCTCGCTGTGGGCCGGGCCGCTGTGTGCGCACCTGCTCGGCCTGCTCGGCGCCGACGTGGTCAAGCTGGAGTCCCCGATGCGTCCGGACGGCGCGCGATCGGGTCACGCCGGGTTCTACGACCTGCTGCACCACGGGCACCGCAGCGCCGCGCTCGATCCCGGCTCGGCGGCGGGGCGCACGCTGCTGCGGCGATTGGTCGCGCGAGCCGATCTGGTCATCGAAGCGTCACGTCCGCGGGCGCTGCGGCGCTGGGGGCTCGACGCCGACGACGTCGTCGCGGCGGGGACGGCATGGCTGAGCATCACCGCGTACGGCCGCGAGCAGGAGCACCGGGTGGGGTTCGGTGACGACGTCGCCGCCGGCGCCGGACTGGTCGCGTGGGACGAACAGGGTCCCGTCTTCGCCGGCGATGCGCTCGCCGACCCGCTCACCGGTGCCGTCGCCGCCGCGGCGGCCGCCGAGTGTCTCGCGCGGGGCCGGGCAGCCCTCGTCGACGTCTCGATGCACGACGTCGCCCGCGAGAGCGCAGCCGCGCAGTCGGTCGCCGGCGAGCACCGGGCGGCCCGACCCCGGTCCCGCCCGCTCCCGGCCCCCGCGTCGTCCCTCGGCTCGGACACCGGCGCGGTCGTCGCCGACTGGCTGGGCCGTTGA
- a CDS encoding enoyl-CoA hydratase/isomerase family protein, translated as MTEPLTAAEFAARSPVTDLRLDADGTPVDTLTVVDVGTPQDRDEVAAAVRAARRRRVGVLVGTARAGVAAELRPLVAELDCTIVAELDCTVVARTADSPAQMAVADPDAALAEIAATVARAPRATAAFVALLRQTAVLDPTAGIAAESAVYSTLLAGPEFAAWLATRPRHAVPAPDEPAVLLTRDDRTLTIELDRPGRRNAFDRAMRDGLVEAFELVAADDSITHVELRGRGPAFCAGGDLAEFGTSPDPASAHLVRIDRSVGSRVDRCRDRVTAYLHGACVGSGIEVPAFAADVVVAPDTTVRLPELSMGLVPGAGGTVSITRRTGRWRVAFLGLTGRAVDAGTVLDWGLGDRVGE; from the coding sequence GTGACCGAACCACTCACCGCCGCGGAGTTCGCCGCCCGGTCACCGGTCACCGACCTACGCCTCGACGCCGACGGCACGCCGGTGGACACGCTGACCGTCGTCGACGTGGGCACCCCGCAGGACCGGGACGAGGTCGCGGCCGCGGTGCGCGCCGCCCGCCGGCGACGGGTCGGGGTCCTGGTCGGAACGGCTCGTGCCGGCGTCGCCGCGGAGCTCCGCCCGTTGGTGGCGGAGCTCGACTGCACGATCGTGGCGGAGCTCGACTGCACGGTCGTGGCGAGGACGGCCGACTCCCCCGCACAGATGGCCGTCGCCGATCCGGACGCGGCACTGGCCGAGATCGCGGCCACCGTCGCGCGAGCACCGCGTGCCACGGCAGCCTTCGTGGCCCTCCTGCGCCAGACCGCGGTGCTGGACCCGACCGCGGGCATCGCCGCCGAGTCGGCCGTGTACTCGACGCTGCTGGCCGGTCCCGAGTTCGCGGCGTGGCTCGCCACCCGTCCACGTCACGCCGTTCCCGCTCCCGACGAACCCGCGGTCCTGCTCACCCGCGACGACCGGACGCTCACCATCGAGCTCGATCGACCGGGTCGTCGCAACGCCTTCGACCGCGCGATGCGTGACGGGCTCGTCGAGGCCTTCGAGCTGGTCGCGGCGGACGACAGCATCACCCACGTCGAGCTGCGCGGACGCGGACCGGCGTTCTGCGCCGGCGGCGACCTCGCGGAGTTCGGCACCTCGCCCGACCCGGCGAGCGCCCATCTCGTCCGGATCGATCGCAGCGTGGGCTCCCGCGTGGACCGCTGTCGCGACCGCGTCACCGCCTACCTGCACGGGGCCTGCGTCGGGTCGGGCATCGAGGTGCCGGCCTTCGCCGCCGACGTCGTCGTGGCGCCGGACACGACCGTCCGGTTGCCCGAGCTGAGCATGGGGCTCGTACCGGGCGCCGGCGGGACGGTGTCGATCACCCGCCGCACCGGCCGGTGGCGCGTGGCCTTCCTCGGGCTCACCGGCCGCGCCGTCGACGCCGGCACCGTGCTCGACTGGGGCCTCGGGGACCGCGTCGGTGAGTGA
- a CDS encoding PaaI family thioesterase produces the protein MDEPSIQQRFFPDLPCFGCGPANAKGLRLRSVDAGDGVVSAEFLPWPEHDNGLGYLNGGIIATLLDCHGAAAVALASERLGLPADGTLRFVTAGLDVRYLRPSPLTEPVGLVGHAVEVDAEQMTIATELRWQDKPRATATAVWKRWHPRSAGAGPRTH, from the coding sequence GTGGACGAACCGAGCATCCAGCAACGCTTCTTCCCCGACCTGCCGTGCTTCGGCTGCGGGCCCGCCAACGCCAAGGGGCTGCGCCTGCGCAGCGTCGATGCCGGCGACGGGGTCGTCTCGGCCGAGTTCCTGCCGTGGCCAGAGCACGACAACGGGCTCGGATACCTCAACGGTGGGATCATCGCGACGCTGCTGGACTGCCACGGCGCCGCGGCCGTGGCGCTCGCCTCGGAGCGTCTCGGGCTGCCGGCCGACGGCACGCTGCGGTTCGTCACGGCAGGCCTGGACGTCAGGTATCTGCGTCCCTCCCCGCTCACCGAACCGGTCGGGCTCGTCGGCCACGCGGTCGAGGTGGACGCCGAGCAGATGACGATCGCCACCGAGCTGAGGTGGCAGGACAAGCCGCGGGCGACCGCCACCGCGGTGTGGAAGCGCTGGCACCCCCGATCCGCGGGAGCCGGCCCGCGCACGCACTGA